DNA from Leptospira mayottensis 200901116:
AACTCGGCATATGAAGCGTGAAACGATATTTTCCGTCCTCCGTTTTAGCCACGCTCAAATCCGATTCTGGAATTCCTTCCACATCCTCGATACGATCCAAAACGAGCTCGAAGGAATTAGTCGCATCAAGCAAATTCTGAGAGAACTGATTGCCCAGATCGGAAAGACGAATCTGGATCTCCTGAATTCTTTTTTTAATTTCTGGTGGAAGTCCAATTCCACTCAACTTAAACTGCGTGACGGCGTCTTGTAATACTTTTTTTTGGGAAACGTTCAAGGTATCTTCATTCTTTAAAATTTCCTGATATACGAGATTCAATTCCTCGTTCTGACCCAAGTCGGAATAAAAAGCAGTGATCTCGGGAAGTACCTCAGTATAAAGAGCCTGGATTTGCTCGGAATTTTTTACGCTGTTGAGATGGGCAAGAACTGTAAACTCAATCTGCATCTCTTGCACAAGATCATTCAAAGGACGAATGACGCGATCGTAAGTTATTTCTTTTTTTCGAAGGAGAATCGGAAGTTCCTCCCTAATTTTTTTGATCTTTTTTAAGATCGAATTTTTAGTTCCCTCAGGATCATCTGTTTTGAATTCCGGTAACATCTCCGCCAATTTTCCTCCGCCCTTCGAAACTTCATCCATTTTTTCAGGTTTGACCGGAAACCTACCAATTGGCAAAAACGAATCTATGTTTGCAAATCGACTTTTGCGGTTCGGATTTTCCGTTTTCTTTTCAGTCGGATGTTCTTATGCAAAGAACAAACTTCCTACCTTTTCTCCAAACTTAGAATGTTCACAAAAAGAACTTCCTCTCTTTACCCAACCGACCCTCGATTTCGAAAACGGGAATAGATTGGAAATTATTTATTGCAGCCGAAGAGAAACCTCTTTCGGAAAAAGAATCGAACTGAATCTAGTCTTTCAAGACGAACGACATCCTTCCGCTTGGAAAGATAGAATTTATAGGATCTACAGAAGTTTCAAATACGGCAGATATAAAGATATTGAAACAATTCGTCTTCAATTTTCAAAATCAGGGGAACTATCGACGGTTCATCTCAAAAACGTCTATTCGGGAAAACAAAAATTTGCCGAAGACCCTGTGTATCATTTTGATTCCGTTTTGAAATCAGAACAACTCATGAGAGAAAATCAAAAAAACATTCTGTTTATCAACACCTGGAATCATATGCTTTCGGAAAAAGATTCCAACCCCGAACTCCCCAAGAAAAAATTAGACTCTGTCGAACTCCGGTCCGGAAGCAGAGAAGAACTCGACTCATTTTATTCAGAAAAATGAAACAAACGCTTTTCTTTGTTACGTTCGATCAACTTAAACTCCTCTTCTATGATCGTTCGCTAATGCTACGACTATCCTTCTCTCTCCTATGTATCTTGTGTCAAGTCCCCTCCGCTATTTTTTATATAAGACCATAATAAATCAACTTACGATTGAGAACCTTATCCGGCATAGAATCGAAAAGCTCTCCCGTTTTAATCATTGTATAAAGAATTTCGATCATTTTGCGAGGAGTCGCTATGATTGATTTTTTAGGACCTTTTTTAGGATATAATCTTTGATAGAATTCTTTTATCTTTCCGCCATATTGACAACGGACAAGGCTCCAGGCCGCCTGAACGATCACTCTTCGAATTGAAGGCTGACAATTCTGCCGTAATAAACGGAATCTCCAGAAATATCAACCCCTTGACACCAAGCCTACATAGTGATACGTTTGTTTGGCGGAAGAGAATCTTTTACAATTTCCCATATAACTCATGATCTCTAAAGAAGTGAACAAGCCAATTCCTGACATCGAAAGGATCGTTTGAGCATAAGCCTTGTTTTTCTTTAAGGCTTCTTTAATTTCTTCTTCTATTAGTTTTAGATTTTGTTCCATTAAATCTAAAACTTTTAAAATTCTTTCTGCTTCTTTTTTGTATCGTTCAGGAAGCAAGTTTATGTAGAATTCTCTTGAGAGTTTAGTTCGTAAATGTTTCTTTGTAATTTGAGTCACACCAGCCTGAGTAAATAAACTGTGAAGCCGATTCTTGTTTTGTGTTAGTTGCCTTGTCCAGTTCTCCTGTTCGGTGCATAGTCTTCTATTATCCTCCTCTTCATCGGAACGACCGGCAATTCTTCTATCGGAAAACGTTGTATGAGTCTTGCGATCTTGAGCGAGTTTTCTTTATCAGTCTTTTTTAAGGATTGGTAAATTGTAGCAAGGTCTCCCGGATTCAATACGATCACTTGAATTTCTTTGTGATCCTTCAGAATCGTTTTTGCGATTCTAAAAGATTGAGATTTAGATTCATCTATGGATCGGGTTCTTACCCCAAGAGAGCGACCCATGGGGAAACTCTGCGACCTTCAGTTCAGAAGGCGGACTTACAAGTTGAGAGGAATTTTGGAATAGTAAGAATCCAAAACACATATTTTTTCAAGTGTTCCGACAAGAACGAGGCTTTTTACTTGCAAAAAGTATGATTTTCTGATAGAGAAAAATCACCGGAGTCTTCCCGCCACCTCTCCTCCTCCACCCAAACGCGGGTGGGGCGCGCACGTTTCACAGAGGATTGTCGGAAGAGATCCAAGTAATTGTGAGAAATAGAGAGCGTTATACTTCGAGTTCAGGAGCGAGATGTCTTAACCTCTTCAAACGACTGGCAGAGCGATCAGTCTGCCACCGGCCTTCTTAACTCCGTCGACTCAAGAATATCATACTCGGAACTGCCTTACATCCAAGAATCATACTAATCTATGGATCGCTCATCTTAGCTACGCTAAGAACCTTCGATTAACTCAACCTCGCTTCTACGGTCGCTCGGTAATGCTTCCGCTATCTGCGGCTATCTCGCTCTCTATGGATCGCTCGATAAGAAAAAACTTTTCTGCATGATCGTAAACAAAATACTGGAAAAAATCGAAAACACAAGAGGCCCTATATGACCAAAGTTCCAAACAAACCTTTTGCAGAGCTGGCTCCAAGCACTACGGTTTCCAAAGATCAAGTAAAACGGAATATTTACGGAAGATATCTGGAAGAATTTACAGAAGGGGAAATTTTCGAACACCCAAGAGAAATCACAATTGATAGGGCATTCGCTCAAGAATTTGCAACTACTTTTATGGACGCAAATCCTCTGTTTTTATCCGCGGCTTATGCAAAAGCACACGGCTTTCAAGATATGCTAGTTTCTTCCCTTCAGGTTTTTAACATCGCTCTCTCCCTCGGAGTTCAAAATGATTCCGAAAAGGCACTCGCAAATCTCGGTTATTACAACGTTCAATTCCTAAAACCCGTTTATCCAGAAGACACTCTTTCCGCAAAAACCAAAATCCTCAAAGTGGACGATAAAGGCACAGACAAACCTGGAATCGTCAGCGTCCGCACAATTTGTCTGAATCAAAAGAAAGAATTGGTCCTTCAATATGAAAGAAAAATCATGATTTATCATTCCAACGGAAAGCCAAAAGGAAATCCGAAACCGGTTATCAAAGACGCATTCTTTCCTGAAACCGATACTCCCGTAATTGAACTCCCATCTCTCAAATTTCCTACCGAATTCAAGTCCGCAACTTGGCCAGACACATACTTCGAAAACTTTAAACCAGGCCAGATTTACATTCATCAAAATGGAAGAACGATCACGGACGAACATTTTCCTTGGACTTACAGAGTCGGAAACACTCACCCACTTCACTACGACAAATTGTATTCTTCCGGAATTTCAGGTCCGATGGGAGGAGAGCCTGTCGTCTACGGAGGTCTCGTCTTCGCGTGGTTATGCGGAATGGCTTCCAGAGATATCACCGAAAACATGATTTGGGATCTCGGATTCACCGAAGGTTATCATACTCAACCTTCCTTCAGCGGCGACACAGTAACCGCAATCACCCGAATTCTGGCCGTCGAAGATCGCGGAAACGATTTCGGAATTCCCACCGGCACGGTTCATCTTCAAATCATCGGTCTGAAAAATATCAAAGCAAACGACGCCTTCGATAAATTCGGTGAGGATCTTTTCCTAAAAGAAAACGATAAGAAAAAACACGGAAAAGAAAAACTTCCGGAAAAGATTTTTGAAATCGAAAGAAAGGTTTTGATTAAAAAAAGAGGATAATCCCTGAACGTAATCTACTTTCGTGTTTTACGAATTCGTTTGAAACATCCTGACAAGTCGCTTCCGTTTCTAAAAATGGGAGCGTATTTATTTTCACACCAAA
Protein-coding regions in this window:
- the lsa23 gene encoding surface adhesion protein Lsa23, which translates into the protein MNSGNISANFPPPFETSSIFSGLTGNLPIGKNESMFANRLLRFGFSVFFSVGCSYAKNKLPTFSPNLECSQKELPLFTQPTLDFENGNRLEIIYCSRRETSFGKRIELNLVFQDERHPSAWKDRIYRIYRSFKYGRYKDIETIRLQFSKSGELSTVHLKNVYSGKQKFAEDPVYHFDSVLKSEQLMRENQKNILFINTWNHMLSEKDSNPELPKKKLDSVELRSGSREELDSFYSEK
- a CDS encoding MaoC family dehydratase, translating into MTKVPNKPFAELAPSTTVSKDQVKRNIYGRYLEEFTEGEIFEHPREITIDRAFAQEFATTFMDANPLFLSAAYAKAHGFQDMLVSSLQVFNIALSLGVQNDSEKALANLGYYNVQFLKPVYPEDTLSAKTKILKVDDKGTDKPGIVSVRTICLNQKKELVLQYERKIMIYHSNGKPKGNPKPVIKDAFFPETDTPVIELPSLKFPTEFKSATWPDTYFENFKPGQIYIHQNGRTITDEHFPWTYRVGNTHPLHYDKLYSSGISGPMGGEPVVYGGLVFAWLCGMASRDITENMIWDLGFTEGYHTQPSFSGDTVTAITRILAVEDRGNDFGIPTGTVHLQIIGLKNIKANDAFDKFGEDLFLKENDKKKHGKEKLPEKIFEIERKVLIKKRG